A window of Candidatus Afararchaeum irisae genomic DNA:
ACAACAGGCAGAACGGCGGCGGTATCATGGTCGCACTCGTGGCGTCGGTCGTCGTCTGGATCGTGAGCACGCTTCTCCTGAGGGCTCTCTCACGTTACCGTGAGTTCGCCGCCGACAGGGGAGCCGCGAGAATAACAGGGTCTCCGTCGGCACTCGCGAGTGCTCTGATGAAGATAGACGGACGTATGGACAGGGTGCCAGAGAGAGACCTGAGACAGGAGGAGAGTTCGATGAACGCCTTCTACATAATCCCGGTGAAGACGGGAATAATCTCACGTCTCCTCAGCACACATCCGCCGACAGAAAAGAGGATAGAACGGCTCAGGGAACTCGAGTCCCAGATGTAAAGAATGTCTCTGTTCAGCAGACTCCGTAACGTAGTCGACACAGCACTCGGTGAGGGCGTCTCTAACGAGGCAGACCCCGAGGATCTCTTCGAGATATCTACGGCACATCTAACACTCGAAGCCGAGGGATACGGGTCGAACTCGCAGGCTGCGTTGTGTTTCAACACAGTAGACTCGGCGGAGTTCGACAGTCTCGTAGAAGAGATACGGGATCTTCTCGAAGTCTCGGAGGACGAGACGGGGACTACACACGAGACGGTCGAGGACTCGTATGGCTACACGTGGATCACAGTCGAGGACGACGACTTCGAGGATCTCGTGACTGCGGTACATATGGCGACCGACACTATTGTCGAGAGAGGCTACTCGGAGCATCTCCTGTGTGGGGTCTTCGGCTTCACGGGGAGAGATGGCGAGGATATCTACTGGATATACAGCTTCAACACGGGAAGCTGGTACCCGTTCGCTCCCGAGGACGAGAGATCGAAGGAACGTGACACAGCAGCCGAGTTCAGTGTCACGACTGTCGTCGAAGGCGAGATGGAGATCGAGGACGACGAGACTCAGTGGTACCCCGTCTGGGGAGTGCCTTTCTGAGACTCTAAGCTGAGGAGACAACACACTACAAAGATTTAACCGATCTCGTGACCAACTCAGAAGTATGAGTACGACAGGAGAGGAGCTCGAAGAGCTTTCGGGAGTGGGCTCCAAGACCGCAGACAAGCTTATCGACGCAGGGTTCAACACAGTCAAGTCGATAGCAGTCGCGGACCCGGGAGAGATATCGGAGAAGACGAGCATAGGCGACTCGACGGCGTCGAAGATCATAAACAGCGCGCGCGACGAGGCGGAGATAGGCGGCTTCGAGACGGGGAGTCAGGTCTTCGAGAGAAGAAAGGACATCTCGAAGCTCGGGACTCTCGTACCCGAGATAGACGACCTCCTCGGAAACGGGATAGAGACACAGTCGATCACAGAGATCTACGGCGAGTTCGGTAGTGGAAAGAGTCAGTTCACCCACCAGCTCTCGGTCAACGTCCAGCTTCCCGAGGAACACGGAGGTCTCGAAGGGAGCACCGTCTTCATAGACACAGAGGACACATTCAGACCCGAGAGAATCTCACAGATGGTGAAGGGTCTCGACGACGAGATACTCGAAGACGTCTTGGAGAGAGAGGGTATCGAGGGCGACGTAGACGACGAGGACGCACTCGACGAACTCGTCGACATATTCCTCGACAACATACACGTCGCTAAGGCATTCAACTCCGACCACCAGATACTCCTCGCCGAGAAGGCTCAGGAGATAGGTGACGAGAAGAAGGAGACCGACAAGCCCGTGAGACTCCTCGCGGTCGACTCACTGACCGCACATTTCAGAGCCGAGTACGTCGGCAGGGGCAACCTCGCCGACAGACAGCAGAAGCTCAACAAACACATGCACGACATACTCAGGTTCGCCGACCTCTACAACTCCGCGGCTGTCGTGACGAACCAGGTTCAGTCGAATCCCGACGCCTACTTCGGAGACCCGACAAAGCCCGTCGGAGGAAACATACTCGGACACACCTCGACATTCCGTGTCTACATAAAGAAGAGCAAGGACAACAAGAGAATAATAAAGCTCGTAGACGCTCCGAATCTGCCCAACGGCGAGGGCATCCTCAGGATAAAGGAAGAAGGTCTCAAGCCCGAGTAGTAAACGGGAGAAGAAGGCAGAAGGACAGATGAGTCGACCCTTAGTTTTAGACGTAGACGGAACGCTCACACGACGAGACGCATCGCTCGACCCGCGTGTCTTCGATCCTCTGAGAGACTGGGAAGAGCCGGTCGTCATAGCCACGGGGAAAGTCCTCGCACACGCGAACGCAGTATGCCGTTTCATAGGCATAGACGACCACGTCATAGCCGAGAACGGCGGAATAGTCTACAGCGACGACAGAGTCGAGATAAACGGCGACGGCGAGGCGGCGCGACGTGTCGCAGAAGATCTCGCTGAGGAAGGGCACGGCTTAGGATGGGGTAACTTCGACCTCGTCAACCGGTGGAGAGAGACCGAGATAGCCGTGAGCCGCGAGGTCTCGCTCGACGCAGTCAAGGAGATAGCCGAGAGACACGGCTTGGAGGTCTACGACACAAAGTACGCCTACCACGTCAAGTCGCCCGACGTCGACAAGGGGAAGGGTCTCGTAACAGTCTCGGATATAATGGGACGAGACCCCGGGGAGTTCGTCGCAGTCGGTGACTCGGAGAACGACGTCCCGACATTCGAGGTCGTAGGAGAGTCGTACGCGGTATCGAACGCCGACGAGAGGGCTCTCGAAGCCGCCGACGACGTCACAGAGGAGAGCTACGCCGACGGTCTTCTCGAAGTTCTCGACGGTGTACGTTAAGTTAGAACGGCGAACCCACGAATCCGCCGTCGACCTGTATAGAAGCCCCTGTTATGTACGACGCCCTCTCGCTCGCTAGGAAGGCGACGAGGTCGGCGAACTCGTCGGGATCGGCGAGACGTCCCGCGGGTATCTCTTCGGCGACCTCATCGAGTCTCTCTTCTAAGCTTATTCCGCGTTCGTCAGCCTGTCCCTCGAAGAGGTCTTCCATCCTGTCGGTGAGTGTGTAGCCAGGCATCGCGGAGTTGACCGTCACGCCGTCTCCGGCGTACTCGTTCGAGAGCGTCTTTGAGAGTCCGGTGACCCCCGCACGGATCGAGTTCGAGAGGACGAGTCCGGGTAGGGGCTCCTTCACGGAGAGGCTGGTTATGAATACGACACGTCCCCAGCCGTCTTCCGCCATCTCGGGGACTGTCTCACGCGCGAGACGGACACTCGACAGGAGGTTTAGCTCGAACGCCGACTTCCAGTCTTCGTCTGTGAACTCCTCGAACTCTCCCGACGGAGGACCGCCGGCGTTGGGGACAGTTATGTCTATCTTGCCGAAGGCATCGCGCGTCTCGTCGACGAGTCTCTGTATGTCGTCGGGGTCGGTGACGTCGGCGGGTACGGCGAGTACGTCGGCACCTGTCTCCTCACGTATCTCGTCTGCTGTCGATTTTAGCTCCCTTTCGTCGCGCGCACAGATAGCTACGTTCGCGCCCTCACGCGCGAGATGTTCGGCACACGCTTTTCCGAGACCACGGCTCGACGCCGCGACTACGGCGGTTCTGTCTTGAATTCCGAGATCCATACTCGGTCTAAAGCTGAGACGTACGAAAGAGTTTATATCGACCGTGGCTTAGAAGACAGTCGTGTACTCAGTAGTCGGATGCTCGAACTGTGAGAGCGTCAAGATAGTCGAGGGCAGACCCAAGACGACGACGTGTCACAGCTGTGGAAAGACGTTGAAGTTCGACCGTCTCAGGGTCTTCCACGAGACAGACGACCTCGAAGAGGCAAAGGAAGCGAGGTCACTGATGCTCGCAAAGAGGAACGACATGGAGACACTCTACAACGGCTTGATGGAGGAGGATGTCCTCAACACGAAAGTCGAAGAGAGTTTTGGAGAGGACGAACTTCTCGAAGAGAAGGGTGTCGACGCCGAAGAGATTAAGGAGGCAGGAGAGAGGAAGTCATCGAAGTCAGGTGGGTCGAAGCCACAGAAGAGAATAGTGATGGACGGAGTCGAGAACCTCGACGAGCCGACAGACGAGGACGTCATCGAGTACGCGAGACAGAGAGGGGTCGACGAGAAGAAGACCGAGGAGATCATAGACTCAATGTGTATCGAGGGCGAGGCGATGAGACAGAGGGACGGTACTGTTCGTCTCGTCTGACCGATTCGACGCGAATTCAGTCCGAGTCTATCTGGTCTTGATCTTGGATTTACTTTGTGCTCGCCCTATCTGAATTGACAAACACTATAATTAAGGGATTCTCTACCGTATGGTATAGCAATGAGAACCTTATCTGTCATAAAGGCGGACATAGGCAGCAACGCGGGACACTGGAAGCCGACCGAGGGCGTCGTCGACGCAGTCGAGGAGACTCTCGAATCCGAGGGTAACTTCCTCGATGACTACCAGATCTTCACAGTCGGAGACGACATAGACATACTCATGAGCCACGAGGAGGGTGAGGACTCCGATGAGGTTCACGAGCTCGCGTGGGACGCATTCGAGGAGGGTACCGACGTAGCGAAGGAAGAGGGTCTCTACGGAGCGGGGCAGGATCTCCTCAAGGACGCATTCTCGGGGAACGTACGTGGACTCGGACCCGGAGTCGCCGAGATGGAGTTCGAGGAGCGTGAGGCAGAGCCCTTCCTCTTCTTCGGAGCCGACAAGACTGAGCCCGGCGCGTTCAACCAGCCGATGTACACCGTCTTCGCCGACGCACGCGTGACACCCGGCTTAGTCCTCAAGGACACTATACACGAGGGATTCGAGTTCGAGATAATGGATCTCGAACACACGGGAGACGGCGAGAAGACAGTACGTCTCAGGACGCCCGAGGACACCTGGAAGATAGTCAGTCTCTTCATGGAGCCACACAGATTCGGTATCAAGAAGATATACTCACGTCACACAGAGGAGCCCGCGGCTTCTGTCTCGACACAGAAGCTCAGAAACGTAGCAGGAGAGTACGTCGGAAAGGACGACCCCGTCGCACTCGTGAGAACCCAGTCTGACTACCCGTCGCCGGGTGAGGTTCTCCATCCCTTCGGAAACCCGCCATTCGTAGCGGGATCGATGAGAGGGTCACACAACTCTATATTCTACCCCGCGAAGAGCGACCAGACCGAGTTCCCGTCTTACTTCGACGGACCTCCGATAGTCAAGGCTGCGGGAATGGTAGTTGAGGACGGCAAGTTCTCGGAGCCGATGTACCCGTTCGACTTCTCGTTCTGGGACTCGGTGAGGGACGAGACGAGCGAGCTCTTCAGGAAGTTCAGGGAGAAACAGGGAAGCTTCGGTCTCGGAACAGTCGAGGCGTCGGAGCTTGAGTACGGCGGAAGAAACGACGTACTCGGCGGGATGGAAGACGACTGGAAGATAGAGTAGATTAGAGTAGAAATTGGAGGAGTAGAGTAGGTAGTAGAAGAAAGAAGACTAAACTACTTCTATCTCTCTTCTATGGGGACGTACTCCTTGTCTCTCTCGCCCTTGTAGTCTGCCCTCGGACGTATGAGACGGTTGTCCTCCTTCTGTTCGAGAACCTGAGCCATCCAGCCCGCGATACGTCCCATCGCGAACATCGGCGTGAAGAGGTTCGTGGGGACTCCAAGACATCTGTAGGTGCTCGCGGAGTAGAAGTCGACGTTGGGGGCGA
This region includes:
- the radA gene encoding DNA repair and recombination protein RadA; its protein translation is MSTTGEELEELSGVGSKTADKLIDAGFNTVKSIAVADPGEISEKTSIGDSTASKIINSARDEAEIGGFETGSQVFERRKDISKLGTLVPEIDDLLGNGIETQSITEIYGEFGSGKSQFTHQLSVNVQLPEEHGGLEGSTVFIDTEDTFRPERISQMVKGLDDEILEDVLEREGIEGDVDDEDALDELVDIFLDNIHVAKAFNSDHQILLAEKAQEIGDEKKETDKPVRLLAVDSLTAHFRAEYVGRGNLADRQQKLNKHMHDILRFADLYNSAAVVTNQVQSNPDAYFGDPTKPVGGNILGHTSTFRVYIKKSKDNKRIIKLVDAPNLPNGEGILRIKEEGLKPE
- a CDS encoding phosphoglycolate phosphatase; translation: MSRPLVLDVDGTLTRRDASLDPRVFDPLRDWEEPVVIATGKVLAHANAVCRFIGIDDHVIAENGGIVYSDDRVEINGDGEAARRVAEDLAEEGHGLGWGNFDLVNRWRETEIAVSREVSLDAVKEIAERHGLEVYDTKYAYHVKSPDVDKGKGLVTVSDIMGRDPGEFVAVGDSENDVPTFEVVGESYAVSNADERALEAADDVTEESYADGLLEVLDGVR
- a CDS encoding SDR family oxidoreductase encodes the protein MDLGIQDRTAVVAASSRGLGKACAEHLAREGANVAICARDERELKSTADEIREETGADVLAVPADVTDPDDIQRLVDETRDAFGKIDITVPNAGGPPSGEFEEFTDEDWKSAFELNLLSSVRLARETVPEMAEDGWGRVVFITSLSVKEPLPGLVLSNSIRAGVTGLSKTLSNEYAGDGVTVNSAMPGYTLTDRMEDLFEGQADERGISLEERLDEVAEEIPAGRLADPDEFADLVAFLASERASYITGASIQVDGGFVGSPF
- a CDS encoding DUF1922 domain-containing protein; its protein translation is MYSVVGCSNCESVKIVEGRPKTTTCHSCGKTLKFDRLRVFHETDDLEEAKEARSLMLAKRNDMETLYNGLMEEDVLNTKVEESFGEDELLEEKGVDAEEIKEAGERKSSKSGGSKPQKRIVMDGVENLDEPTDEDVIEYARQRGVDEKKTEEIIDSMCIEGEAMRQRDGTVRLV
- a CDS encoding fructose 1,6-bisphosphatase, with translation MRTLSVIKADIGSNAGHWKPTEGVVDAVEETLESEGNFLDDYQIFTVGDDIDILMSHEEGEDSDEVHELAWDAFEEGTDVAKEEGLYGAGQDLLKDAFSGNVRGLGPGVAEMEFEEREAEPFLFFGADKTEPGAFNQPMYTVFADARVTPGLVLKDTIHEGFEFEIMDLEHTGDGEKTVRLRTPEDTWKIVSLFMEPHRFGIKKIYSRHTEEPAASVSTQKLRNVAGEYVGKDDPVALVRTQSDYPSPGEVLHPFGNPPFVAGSMRGSHNSIFYPAKSDQTEFPSYFDGPPIVKAAGMVVEDGKFSEPMYPFDFSFWDSVRDETSELFRKFREKQGSFGLGTVEASELEYGGRNDVLGGMEDDWKIE